DNA sequence from the Sediminibacillus dalangtanensis genome:
TTGGAAATGACATCCTATGATGGATTGAACCTAAAGGCTCATTATTTGCAAAATCCGCAAGAGTCCGGGAAAGCAGTTATACTGGCACATGGCTATCGAGGTTATGGGCAGCAAATGGGTGACCTAGCCAAATTTTATTATGATCATGGATTTTCGATTCTTATGCCGGATGCACGTGGCCATGGGGAGAGCGAAGGGGATTATATCGGTTATGGCTGGCACGATCGCCTGGATTACCAAGGATGGATAAAACGGTTAATCGATGATTATCGAATGGATAGCATCTTTTTGCATGGTAATTCAATGGGAGCCGCATTAGTATTGATGACCAGCGGAGAAGATTTGCCTTCTCAAGTAAAAGGAATTATTGCGGATAGTGGATATACGGATGTAAGTGAGGAATTGTCTCATCAACTTCGGCATTTGTATCATCTGCCTGCTTTTCCCTTGATATCTATCACTAGTGGTATGACTAAACTTCGCGCTGGTTACTGGTTTGGCGAGGCTTCGGCCATTGAGCAGGTCAAAGACAACACCCGGCCGTTGTTTATTATACATGGCGACCGGGATGAACTCGTCCCCACCGAAATGGCGCATCGATTGTACGAGGCAGCCGATAGCGAAAAACAGTTGTGGATCGTACCGGGAGCTGGGCATACGGATGCTTACGCCGCTGCGACTGCCGAATTTCAAAAACGATTGGAAGCATTTATCGAGTCGGCTCTTGGTTTCTGAAACGGAAAGAATTTTCCTCTTTAACGAAAGGCATCTTTGTCAGGATTGTAAGCGTTTTTGGCAAAGAGGAGAGTTTAGTTATAATAAAAATATATTTGAAACGATACCGTCCAGGTTGTATAGTAAAGGGCATAAAATATGATAATCAAGAGGAGATTTTCATGGGCAGACATTCTAGAAAAGTAGAAATACTTACTGCTGCATCCAAAATCGTCAGCGAACGAGGGATATTTAATCTGACCTTGGAAGCTGTTGCGGAGGAAGCTGGTATCAGTAAGGGAGGATTATTGTACCATTTTCCTTCCAAAGAAGCCCTGGTAGAAGGAATGGTGGAACACTTGACCAATAACTATCGGGAAAAAATCGCCAACAATGCAGAAATGGATCCGGAAGAAAAAGGGCAGTGGGTGCGTGCCTATGTAAACGTCACTTTTAATCAAGTATATCAAAATAAAGACATGAATGCCGGATTGCTGGCAGCAAAGGCGGTCAATGAAAAACTGCTTGATCCCATTCGGGAACTGTATGCTGAATGGCAGCAGGAAATTGAAGAGGATGGGATTGATCCCGTAAAGGCAACCATTATCCGTCTTGCTTCAGATGGTATCTGGCTGGCGGAGTTATTTGATATTTACCATATCGAGCAGGAGAAAAAGGAAGAGGTTTACAAGACACTATTAGAGTGGGCCGACGAATAAGGTTGCTCCCTTTATTTAAAAAAACACTGTTAAAGGATTGTCAGGGTTATCTTATCCGGTTCAGGCTGTGAAATGTCGATACATCAGCGGCTCTTTAGCAAAACGCATGTTATTACATGATAGCTGAATCCTGCTCCAAAATATTGAACGAAAAAAGAATAGTACACCTGGAGGATGGGACAAAACCATCGTGACCAACACAAAACCCGAGCGAATTCGAACCATTCGAATTCGCTCGGGTTTTGTTTTTTATAAATTAATTTCAGAGATGTCTAGCTCCAGCGCCTACCCCCTCGAGGTCTTAAACCTATCTCACCTTCTACATATTTCACCAATCCCGAACAAATTTAAAAAAGTTTTATTACCCTCCCTCCTACCACTGCTGACAAGGGATTGAGCGGTCATCCTTCCATGGAAGAAAAGGAATGTAACCCCTTACATAATGATGAACGGTTTGAAACAAAACCGTCTGGATGGTATAGTTTAAAACGTGTTTTCAAACCGTCCGGACAGTACAGTAAAATGTAAAATCTACTTACGAAATAAATAGGGAGGAATCCTTCATGAATAAAGTTCTTTTGACTGCAGCCGTTACTGGCGCAGGGGATACGACGAAAAAAAGCAAGCATGTACCTGTCACACCGAAAGAAATTGCAGAAGCAGCCATTGCTTCCGCGAAAGCCGGGGCCACTGTAGCACATGTACATGCCCGTGACCCGGAGACCGGAGGGATCAGTCATCATATTGATCATTATCGAGAGATTGTAGACCGTATCCGTGAATCGGAAACAGATGTGATTATCAACATTACTTCAGGTGGGGGTGGAGACTTCATCCCTAGTCTTGACACACCGGCAGCCGGAGGGAACGGAACCGATATGCAAACACCGGCAGAGAGACACGAGCCGGTAGGAGAGCTGCTCCCGGAAATGTGTACGTTGGACTGCGGCAGTACGAATTTTGGGAACATGATTTATCTTAGCCCGACAGACTGGCTGCGCGAACAGGCAAAGCTTGTCCAGGCCAGTGGAGTGAAGCCGGAGCTGGAATGCTTTGACACTGGCCACCTTCGTTTTGCTAAACAATTGATCGATGAAGGACTGATAGACGGTGATCCAATGTTCCAGTTCTGCCTGGGTATTCCTTGGGGAGCGGAAGCGGATGTCGAAACCATGACGTACATGAAAAATCGATTGCCTGAAAATGCCCATTGGTCTGCATTTGGCATTGGCAGAATGCAATTGCCAATCGCTGCTCAAGCAGCGATGCTAGGCGGCAATGTCCGCGTGGGATTGGAAGACAACCTGTATTTGAGCAAAGGTGTTTTTGCGCGGAATGATCAGCTTGTCGAAAAGGCGATCACTATGCTGCACGGAAACGGTATGGAAGTGATGACACCACAAGAAGCCCGTGAATCTTACGGATTGAGAAACCCGAACGGAGGAATGAAATCATGAATCAAACAACACAATCAACGAAGACATTTGCAGTCATCGGCACCGGGGTTATCGGCAATGGCTGGATCGCACGCTTCTTGGCTAATGGTCATGATGTCGTAGCCTTTGATCCTGCAGAAGGAGCCGAAGAGAAAACGCGCCGTGCAGTGGAATTGGCATGGCCATCCCTGAAGGAAATCGGATTGGCTGAAGGGGCAACCATTGATCGCTTGCGCTTTGTTCCTACCATAGAAGAAGCAGTTGCACAAGCTGATCTGATTCAAGAAAACGTACCGGAACGGGAAGAACTGAAAAAAAACGTGCTGGCTAGCATTGATCAGCATGCCAAGCCGGACGCAATCATCGGCTCGAGTACTTCCGGCATTATGCCATCGACGTTGCAGGAAGGTTTGCAGCATCCAGAGCGCCTCGTTGTCGCCCATCCATTCAACCCGGTCTATATTTTGCCATTAGTGGAATTGGTCGGCGGAAAAGCTACCAGTCAGGCGACGATCGATGCAGCAAAAGAAGTTTATGCTGCTATCCAAATGAAGCCGCTGGTCATCCGTAAAGAAATCGAGGGTCATTTAGCCGACCGCTTAATGGAAGCTTTGTGGCGCGAGGCACTTCATATGGTGAATGACGGAGTGGCAACAACCGAGGAAGTGGATGCCGCCATTATTTATGGAGCAGGTCTGCGCTGGGCGCAAATGGGGCCATTCCTGACATTCCATTTGGCCGGCGGTGAACAAGGAATGCGCCATATGCTCGAACAATTCGGGCCAGCATTGAAGCAGCCGTGGACCAAACTGGTCGCACCAGAGTTGACCGATGAGTTGAAAGAAAGGGTTATTGAAGGCTGCGAATCCCATGCTGGTGATGCTTCTATTGCCGAATTGGAAAGCAAACGGAATGAATTTCTCGTCAAAGTGCTGGATTTAGTGGAGGATTACTGGCCGGAAACAAAAAGTATTGCTAAAAGAGGTGAGTAAAGATGACCGACAAGCCGTTTCATTATCAAAACCGTGTCCATGATGAATGGGTGGATTATAACGGCCATATGAACGATGCTGCCTATGCGAAAGCATTCAGCCAGGCCGTTGATGCATTTATTGAAGATATTGGATTGGATGAGGAAACCCGTACAAGTTGGGGATATACAATTTTCACCCTCGAGACGCATATTTGTTATTTGCAAGAGGCGCATCGCGACCAGGAACTAAGACTGGATATTCAATTGCTGGATGATGACACAAAACGTCTGCATGTATTTTTCACCATGAAAAACGCTGATGGTGATTTGCTGGCCACAAGCGAGCAAATGCTGATGGGAATCAATACCGAGCAAGGCCGACCTGCTCCATTCCCCGATCCGGTCGCGGCTGCCATCGAGCAGCTGCGCGACGCACAGCAATATTTATCAACACCGAAACAAGCGGGCAGGCACATCGGTATTAAACGCTAGTCCGTCCTGCCCGGTGGTTTCAAGAGAGGAGAATGCTTGTGAATAAGATTGAAGTTAATAATCTGACCAAGATTTTTGGCTCCCATCCC
Encoded proteins:
- a CDS encoding thioesterase family protein, giving the protein MTDKPFHYQNRVHDEWVDYNGHMNDAAYAKAFSQAVDAFIEDIGLDEETRTSWGYTIFTLETHICYLQEAHRDQELRLDIQLLDDDTKRLHVFFTMKNADGDLLATSEQMLMGINTEQGRPAPFPDPVAAAIEQLRDAQQYLSTPKQAGRHIGIKR
- a CDS encoding L-carnitine dehydrogenase, producing MNQTTQSTKTFAVIGTGVIGNGWIARFLANGHDVVAFDPAEGAEEKTRRAVELAWPSLKEIGLAEGATIDRLRFVPTIEEAVAQADLIQENVPEREELKKNVLASIDQHAKPDAIIGSSTSGIMPSTLQEGLQHPERLVVAHPFNPVYILPLVELVGGKATSQATIDAAKEVYAAIQMKPLVIRKEIEGHLADRLMEALWREALHMVNDGVATTEEVDAAIIYGAGLRWAQMGPFLTFHLAGGEQGMRHMLEQFGPALKQPWTKLVAPELTDELKERVIEGCESHAGDASIAELESKRNEFLVKVLDLVEDYWPETKSIAKRGE
- a CDS encoding TetR/AcrR family transcriptional regulator; translation: MGRHSRKVEILTAASKIVSERGIFNLTLEAVAEEAGISKGGLLYHFPSKEALVEGMVEHLTNNYREKIANNAEMDPEEKGQWVRAYVNVTFNQVYQNKDMNAGLLAAKAVNEKLLDPIRELYAEWQQEIEEDGIDPVKATIIRLASDGIWLAELFDIYHIEQEKKEEVYKTLLEWADE
- a CDS encoding 3-keto-5-aminohexanoate cleavage protein; its protein translation is MNKVLLTAAVTGAGDTTKKSKHVPVTPKEIAEAAIASAKAGATVAHVHARDPETGGISHHIDHYREIVDRIRESETDVIINITSGGGGDFIPSLDTPAAGGNGTDMQTPAERHEPVGELLPEMCTLDCGSTNFGNMIYLSPTDWLREQAKLVQASGVKPELECFDTGHLRFAKQLIDEGLIDGDPMFQFCLGIPWGAEADVETMTYMKNRLPENAHWSAFGIGRMQLPIAAQAAMLGGNVRVGLEDNLYLSKGVFARNDQLVEKAITMLHGNGMEVMTPQEARESYGLRNPNGGMKS
- a CDS encoding alpha/beta hydrolase, with the protein product MKKRIGWITGGIVVLLTVALLGGSNYFYNQGVNRGEQVELYSEEPPVLPSSEADRKLLAEAQDWFAAKKLKELEMTSYDGLNLKAHYLQNPQESGKAVILAHGYRGYGQQMGDLAKFYYDHGFSILMPDARGHGESEGDYIGYGWHDRLDYQGWIKRLIDDYRMDSIFLHGNSMGAALVLMTSGEDLPSQVKGIIADSGYTDVSEELSHQLRHLYHLPAFPLISITSGMTKLRAGYWFGEASAIEQVKDNTRPLFIIHGDRDELVPTEMAHRLYEAADSEKQLWIVPGAGHTDAYAAATAEFQKRLEAFIESALGF